Below is a window of Oncorhynchus clarkii lewisi isolate Uvic-CL-2024 chromosome 19, UVic_Ocla_1.0, whole genome shotgun sequence DNA.
GGAAACTCTAGCTCAGGTACCCCGTCTGTCCGTCCAACTTGTCCGTCTGTTACCCAGTCTGTTCCAGTGTGGATCACCACAGGTTAAttaactctgtgtgtctctacacCTCCAGGTTCAGGTAGACTTTGAGAGCTACCGTGTCCAGGCAGAGGAGAGGGATCGTGGGGTAGAGGCAGAGCTAAGGAGGGACTATGAGGAAAAGCTCCAGGCTCTGGGGCTGGAGAGACAGGAGACCCAGGCCCAACTCAACTCGGCCCACGACGAGAGTCTCCGACTGGGGAAAGAGCTGGAGACGGCTGGGGAGGCTGCGCAGTGCCTGGAGGTTCAATGTGACGAACTacggaggaaaggagaagaggagcgagggaaagggaaggaggaggagacggagagaatGCGACTCCTCTCGGAGGAGGTGAAGACTCTGAGGAAAGGGAAGGAGCGagcggaggaagagagggagagagcagggagagaggagacggagaagtgggagagggagagagcagagagagaggatagggaggagtgggagagggagagagcagtgagagaggagagggagaagtgggaGACGAGGGTGAAGGAGGTgacagaggagaaggaggagttgAAGAGGAGCATGGAGGAGGCGCGCAGGGAGGAGAGAcggcagtgggaggagagagaggaggaggagaagagagggatgagtacagtactgagagagagagtgaggaaggcgGAGGGAGAGCTGGAGGACAGTCTGCAGCGACTCAACGAGAGCAAGAGACACGCTGCCAAACTACAGGACAGAATACAGGTACTCACCCTAACAGGACAGAATACAGGTACTCACCCCAACAGGACAGAATACAGGTACTCACCCTAACAGGACAGAATACAGGTACTCACCCTAACAGGACAGAATACAGGTACTCACCCTAACAGGACAGAATACAGGTACTCACCCTAACAGGACAGAAAACAGGTACTCACCCTAACAGGACAGAATACAGGTACTCACCCTAAAAGGACAGAATACAggtactcaccctaaccctaacagaaTACAGGTACTCACCCTAACAGGACAGAATACAggtactcaccctaaccctaaaaggACAGAATACAggtactcaccctaaccctaacagaaTACAGGTACTCACCCTAACAGGACAGAATACAGATACTCACCCTAACAGGACAGAATACAGGTAATCACACTGTGGTTTTACTATCATTTTGGGGAACAAAAACATTTATTCCctttcaaaatcatattttccctcATCCGTaatcctaaccccaaaccctaaaaCGAAacataaacctaacccctaaccctaactctaaacctaacccctaaccctagccctaaacctaaccccgaaccctgaccctaaacctaacccaaaagCCTAAAATAGGATTTTTCCATGTTGGGACCTGCGACATGTCCCCCTTGTTTTGCTATCCTTTTGAAGACTCCTGGTTCCCACGGTGATagtcaagccccccccccccccccccacacaccctgAATGAATAGAGAGAGATTCCTTCTTTATATAGCCAGTTTCCATTGTATCCATCCTTCTAGCCCTGCTACTTCCTGTTTCCCTGTGTGaacctcaccctctacttcctgTTTCCCTGTGTGAACCTCACCTTCTACTTCCTGTTTCCCTGTGTGaacctcaccctctacttcctgTTTCCCTGTGTGAACCTCACCTTCTACTTCCTGTTTCCCTGTGTGAACCTCACCTTCTACTTCCTGTTTCCCTGTGTGAACCTCACCTTCTACTTCCTGTTTCCCTGTGTGAACCTCACCCTCGACTTCCTATGTCCCTGTGTTaacctcaccctctacttcctgTTTACCTGTGTGAACCTCATCCTCTACTTCCTGTTTCCCTGTGTTaacctcaccctctacttcctgtttccctgtgtgaacctcaccctctacttcctaTGTCCCTGTGTGaacctcaccctctacttcctgtttccctgtgtgaacctcaccctctacttcctaTGTCCCTGTGTTaacctcaccctctacttcttgtttCCCTGTGTGAACCTCATCCTCTACTTCCTGTTTCCCTGTGTTAACCTCACCCTATACTTCCTGTTTCCCTGTGTGaacctcaccctctacttcctaccatctctctttctctaggaCCTGGAGGAGGAGTTGGAGTCGGGGAGGAGGCGTGTCTCGGGGGCAGAGGGTGGGGCTAAGAGGGCATGGGAGGAGTTAGTCGTGGCCAAAGAGAGACTACTGCTGCAGGAGGAGGAGCTGCAGAGCAAATCAGgtaatcaatcaaccaatcaagcAATTAATCAATTAATACATTAATGCAAAAATACATTAATAAAACTATCtaagaatcaatcaatcaattaatacGTAAATACATTATAAACAATCTAtgaaccaatcaaccaatcaatcaattaatcaattaaTACATAAATAATTCATAAAACAATCTATGAATCAATCAACCAATTAATCAAttattcaatcaatcaaacaatTAATacaccaatcaatcaaccaatcactcAATCCAttaatcaataaatcaatcactCAATCCAttaatcaataaatcaatcaaccaatcactcAATCCAttaatcaataaatcaatcaaccattcaatAATTTAATCAATCATTCAAGAAAGGAGtttaaaatgtaatgtaaatgtccTTCTGTGAACGTATTTGTgcattccgtgtgtgtgtgtgtgtgtgtgtgtgtgtgtgtgtgtgtgtgtgtgtttgtgtgtgtgtgtgtgtgtgtgtgtgtgtcagaggagcTGCTGAGTcgtggtgtgtgtgaggggtgtgtgtgtgtgaacgtggaGGAGTTGAAAGGTCAGGTGAACAAACTGCAGAGCAGGAACAGAGAGCTGGAGATTCAGAGCAGTGGGAGAAACAACGACTACGCcagacaggtagagacacacacacacacacacacacacacacacacacacacaccaactttgAATGAATTCCTGTAATGTGACAACAttctgaccgtgtgtgtgtgtgtgtgtatatgtgtgtgtgtgtgtgtgtccagcatgCGGAGGCCCTGGCTAGTCTGCGTTCTGAGATGGTGAGGGCTCAGTCAGAGGAGCTCCGGAGAGAACGGAAACACGCAGAAGTGGAAAAGGAACAAATGCaaaaagagatggaggaagagagagacagactgcagaaagagagagaagaagagagagacaggctgcagaaagagagagaagaagagagagacagactgcagaaagagagagaagaagagagagaacgcCTGCAGAAAGAGATAGAAGAGGTGAAAGGAAGAGTGACAACACAGATGGAAGGAAACACGGAGCgagtggaggagcagagagagagtctgaACCAGGAGAAGAAGAGATTGAAGGAGCAGGCGGACGAGGAAAGGAGGAGATTGAAGGATCAGGCGGACGAGGAAAGGAGGAGATTGAAGGAGCAGGCGGACGAGGAAAGGAGGAGATTGAAGGAGCAGGTGAAGAAGGCGATAGAAGAGGTGATGAGGAAACATGCAGCTGAGCTCCACAACGCCCAGGAAGCACTGAGGACAAACCAAGAGGTAACACACACTGGAGACAGCTGGTCTGACTGGGgtccagacagaaccagacattacagacagctggtctgactggggtccagacagaaccagacattacagacagctggtctgactgggtcccagacagaaccagacattaCAGACAGCTAGTCTGACTGGGgtccagacagaaccagacattacagacagctggtctgactgggtcccagacagaaccagacattaCAGACAGCTAGTCTgtcccagacagaaccagacattacagacagctggtctgactgggtcccagacagaaccagacattacagacagctggtctgactggggtccagacagaaccagacattaCAGACAGCTAGTCTGACTGGGgtccagacagaaccagacattaCAGACAGCTAGTCTGACTGGgtcccagacagaaccagacattacagacagctggtctgactggggtccagacagaaccagacattacagacagctggtctgactgggtcccagacagaaccagacattaCAGACAGCTAGTCTGACTGGgtcccagacagaaccagacattaCAGACAGCTAGTCTgtcccagacagaaccagacattacagacagctggtctgactgggtcccagacagaaccagacattacagacagctggtctgactgggtcccagacagaaccagacattaCAGACAGCTAGTCTgtcccagacagaaccagacattacagacagctggtctgactgggtcccagacagaaccagacattacagacagctggtctgactgggtcccagacagaaccagacattaCAGACAGCTAGTCTgtcccagacagaaccagacattacagacagctggtctgactgggtcccagacagaaccagacattaCAGACAGCTAGTCTGACTGGGgtccagacagaaccagacattacagacagctggtctgactgggtcccagacagaaccagacattacagacagctggtctgactggggtccagacagaaccagacattaCAGACAGCTAGTCTGACTGGAACCAGACATTACAGACAGCTGGTCTGACTGAACCAGACATTACAGACAGCTGGTCTGACTGGGgtccagacagaaccagacattacagacagctggtctgactgggtccagacagaaccagacattacagacagctggtctgactggggtccagacagaaccagacattaCAGACAGCTAGTCTGACTGGgtccagacagaaccagacattacagacagctggtctgactgggtccagacagaaccagacattaCAGACAGCTAGTCTGACTGGgtccagacagaaccagacatttcagacagctggtctgactggggtccagacagaaccagacattacagacagctggtctgactgggtccagacagaaccagacattacagacagctggtctgactgggtcccagacagaaccagacattacagacagctggtctgactgggtccagacagaaccagacattacagacagctggtctgactgggtccagacagaaccagacattaCAGACAGCTAGTCTGACTGGGgtccagacagaaccagacattacagacagctggtctgactgggtcccagacagaaccagacattacagacagctggtctgactgggtccagacagaaccagacattacagacagctggtctgactggggtccagacagaaccagacattaCAGACAGCTGGTCTGACTGGGTCCAGACAGAACCAGAAAGACATTAACACAAACTGTTGCAGAAGGGCCTCAAAAACAACcactgcggtgtgtgtgtgtgtgtgtgtgtgtgtgtgtgtgtgtgtgtgtgtgtgtgtgtgtgtcagcaggtgtgtgtacgtgtgcaggaggacaggaggagtggTGAAGAGGTGTGTCGAAGGCTGGAGACTGAGAGGGAGGAGCTTAGAGACCAGCTGCAGCAGGCAACCAATCAGGTGAGAGAGGCTTTGCCTTGACTTCCATCAAGGACTCAGACTCTCCATTAAATACACAAACAACATACTGTACTGACAACAttctgaccgtgtgtgtgtgtgtctgtgtgtgtgtgtctctgtgtgtctgtgtgtgtgtgtgtgtgtgtgtgtctgtgtatctgtgtgtgtgtgtctctgtgtgtgtgtgtctgtgtgtgtgtgtgtgtagatctgGCGTTTGGAAGGAGTCATTCAGCAGCAAAGTCAGGGGGGTGTGGCCTCTGAAACTCCTCCCACCTGCGGAATCCACTGTTCCCACCTCCGAGAGGATCTACAGCacatacaggtacacacacacacacacacacacacacagagacacacgaacacagagacacacacacagacacacacacagagacacacacacaccacacacacacacacacacacttaattggTGTCTAAATCACAGATTAGTGTTGATTGTTTTTTCAATCTCTGTGtgtgatggatggtgtgtgtgtgtgtgtgtgtgtgtgtgtgtgtgtgtgtgtgtgtgtgtgtgtgtgtgtgtgtgtgtgtgtgtgtgtgtgtgtgtgtgtgtgtgtgtcaggaagagatggagcgacagagagagagttaccaGAGGGAGATGACAGGTCTgagaacagacaaacagagactgGAGGAGAAGGTTCTAGAGCTCAACCAACAGACCCaagagaacacagacagaaacgTTCTAGAACACAACCAAGAGAACACTGACAGAAACGTTCTAGAACACAACCAAGAGAACACTGACAGAAACGTTCTAGAACACAACCAAGAGAACACTGACGAGAGAATCCGGTAGGTTGGAAAACTTTAAATAACGACAAAACCACCTTATGATGCCTCGCCCACATGACCCAGTTCCTGATCCAACGCTAGATCTCCAACGCTAGATTTTCAACCTAGATCTTCAAACTAGATCCAACATCATTGTTTTTCCTACTTTCAGACCATTCACAGACAAGCAAAAAGTCAATTAAATATCAATGAAATTTGATAAAACTATGGAATAACGTGCACAGAATTGGAAAGATATGTTAATTCTATGTTGAGGAAAATGATGGTAAGAATCATAAAGTTCCCTTTCCGTCTCTCAGtataatatttttatttatttaaccaggtaggcaagttgagaacaagttctcatttacaattgcgacctggccaagataaagcaaagcagttcgacacatacaacgacacagagttacacatggagtaaaacaaacatacagtcaataatacagtataaacaagtctatatacaatgtgaaaaatgaggtgagataagggaggtaaaggcaaaaaaggccttggtggcaaagtaaatacaatatagcaagtaaaacactggaatggtagatttgcaatgggagaatgtgcaaagtagaaataaaaataatggggtgcaaaggagcaaaataaataaataaattaaatacagttgggaaagaggtagttgtttgggctaaattataggtgggctatgtacaggtgcagtaatctgtgagctgctctgacagttggtgcttaaagctagtgagggagataagtgtttccagtttcagagatttttctTCGGGTGAATATGATTGGTCGTTGACTGCCCATGGTATGCTATACCCACGTTTCCTCCtacagggaacagtagttatatccATAACTGTACGGATGTATTTCACGTAGTATAAGCGCTTGGAGACCTACGttcattagcattagcattctcATAGAGAATGACTGGcggtgttagctagttagcatatTAGACTGTATCTAATGGTCGTTATCTATAGTCTGTATCCCTTATCAATCAAAGATCAATGCTTGAAATAGCAATGCTGTTTGACACAGAATATCAGTGACAAGAGACAGAAACGGTGGCGAAGTGTTTTATGACGATAACATCAGGATATTTGCAGTCTGTTGTGCCACGAAGCTAACGAGCTAACACCGCCAGTCATTCTCTATGAGAATGCTAATGCTAACAAATGTCTGTTTCTGAGTGCTTATGCTACGTGAAAACAAACGTTCAAATTTTTTTCAATAGTTTTCCTCAATATAGAATTAACATATCTTTTAAATTCTGTACACGCTTTCCAATAGTTTATACAAATTTAAATCACATTTAAGAATGTTTTGCTTGTTTGTTGATGGACCGGAAGAAGGAAAACAatctcaacaaattggatgcgcccttgtttttaatttttttaaatgtatttaatctatttaacaagtcagttaagaacaaattcttattttcaatgacggcctaccagggaacagtgggttaaactgccgtgttcaggggcgaaacgacagatttttaccttgtcagctcgggggattcaatctagcaacctttcgattactggccataacgctcttaaccactagactacctgcctcctctacactctaaccactagactacctgccgcccctacactctaaccactaggctacctgcctcctttacactctaaccactagactacctgcctcctctacactctaaccactaggctacctgcctcctctacactctaaccactagactacctgcctcctctacactctaaccactaggctacctgcctcctctacactctaaccactaggctacctgcctcctctacactctaaccactaggctacctgccgcctctactctctaaccactagcctacctgtcacctctacactctaaccactaggctacctgcctcctctacactctaaccactagactacctgcctgccgcctctacactctaaccactaggctacctgccgcctctacactctaaccactagtctacctgccgcctctacactctaaccactaggctacctgctgacccACTATTGTTGCCAGGGGGTCATAATTATATTCTGCAGTGTGGTCACACATTTttacatattgtgtgtgtgtgtgtgtctccaggtcAGAGTGTGAGGAGCGCCTGAGGGCGGAGCTTAAGGCGGAGCTTGATGCGTCTGTTGCCACGAGCAACCAGAGAGAGCAGGAGCTGCAGACTCAACTAGCCGATCTCCAATCACAGGTAATCTACTCAACTAGTCAATCACCAATCACAGGAAATCTTCTCAACCAGCCAATCACCAATCACAGGTAATCTACTCAACTAGACAATCACCAATCACAGGTAATTTACTCAACTAGCCAATCACCAATCACAGGTAATCTACTCAACTAGCCAATCACAGATGATCTACTCAACTAGCCAATCACCAATCACAGGTAATCTACTGAGATGTCTGGGGGGGGTCTGATCTAACCTCACTATTGATCTGAGATGTCTGGGGGGGATCTGTCTAACCTCACTATTGATCTGAGATGTCTAGGGGGGGTCTGATCTAACCTCACTATTGATCTGAGATGTCTGGGGGGGATCTGATCTAACCTCACTATTGATCTGAGATGTCTGGGGGGATCTGTCTAACCTCACTATTGATCTGAGATGTCTGGGGGGGATCTGTCTAACCTCACTATTGATCTGAGATGTCTGGGGGGATCTGATCTAACCTCACTATTGATCTGAgatgtctgggggggggggggggggtctgttcaAACCTCACTATTGATCTGaggtgtctgggggggggggtctgatctAACCTCACTACTGATCTGAGATGTCTGGAGGGGTCTGTTCTAACCTCACTATTAATCTGAGATGTCTGGGGGGGATCTGATCTAACCTCACTATTGATCTGAGATGTCTGGGGGGGGATCTGATCTAACCTCACTATTGATCTGAGatgtctagggggggggggggatctgttCAAACCTCACTATTGATCTGAGATGTCTGGGGGGATCTGATCTAACCTCACTATTGATCTGAGATGTCTGGGGGGATCTGATCTAACCTCACTATTGATCTGAGATGTCTAGGGGGGGATCTGTTCAAGCCTCACTATTGATCTGAGatgtctagggggggggggggggggcagttaggAGGTgggaaataaatatttaaaaaaaattcaaacCCTTAAACTAACAAGACAGTTGAATCATGCCCTGTTTGAGTGAGCTAACTTCCTGTTGTAGGTGGAGAGGAAGGCGGGGCCAGCAGAGGGTCACCATGACGACAGCGAGATTGACAGGCTGCGGAGGGTGGTGCAGGAGACCAGAGACATGAACCAGAGACTGAGAGAGCAGCTGcaggtacacactcacacacacacacacactcacacacactcacagacactcacagacactcactcactcacacacatagtcactctcacacacacacacactcactcacagacactcactcactcacacacatagtcactctcacacacacacacacactcactcactcactcactcactcactcactcactatgtatacagtgggggaaaaaagtatttagtcagccaccaattgtgcaagttctcccacttaaaaagatgagagaggcctgtaattttcatcataggtacacttcaactatgacagacaaaaatgagagaaaaaatccagaaaatcacattgtaggatttttaatgaatttatttcaaataatggtgaaaaataagtatttggtcaataacaaaagtttatctcaatactttgttatatgccctttgttggtaatgacagaggtcaaacgttttctgtaagtcttcacacactgttcttggtattttggcccattcctccatgcagatctcctctcgagcagtgatgttttggggctgttgctatgtacctatgatgaaaattacaggcctctctcatctttttaagtgggagaacttgcacaatttgtggctgactaaatacttttttgccccactgtacatagttACATAGTTTGTTTTCTTTCAGGAGGAACCACAGAGACACTCTGAAGAACGACACATGGCGGCGTTGCAGGCTCTGGAGAGACGAGCTCAGGAGGAACTGCAGACCGAGAGGAACAGACTACACACACTGCACCTGTTACAGCTAGGTAACACACACTACACCTGTTACAGCTAGGTAACACACACTACACCTGTTACAGCTAGGTAACACACACTACACCTGTTACAGCTAGGTAACACACACTACACCTGTTACAGCTAGGTAACACACACTGCACCTGTTACAGCTAGGTAACACACACTGCACCTGTTACAGCTAGGTAATACACACTACACCTGTTACAGCTAGGTAACACACACTGCACCTGTTACAGCTAGGTAACACACACTACACCTGTTACAGCTAGGTAACACACAGGCTCTGGAGAGACGAGCTCAGGAGGAACTGCAGACCGAGAGGAACAGGCTACACACACTGCACCTGTTACAGCTAGGTAACACACACTACACCTGTTACAGCTAGGTAACACACACTGCACCTGTTACAGCTAGGTAACACACACTGCACCTGTTACAGCTAGGTAACACACTATACCTGTTACAGctaggtaacacactacacctgttacagctaggtaacacactacacctgtTACAGCTAAGTAACACACACTACACCTAGGTAACACACAGGCTCTGGAGAGACGAGCTCAGGAGGAACTGCAGACCGAGAGGAACAGGCTACACACACTGCACCTGTTACAGCTAGGTAACACACACTACACCTGTTACAGCTAGGTAACACACACTGCACCTGTTACAGctaggtaacacactacacctgttacagctaggtaacacactacacctgtTACACACCTGTTACAGCTAGGTAACACACCTCACCTGTTACAACACCACACTGCACCTGTTACAGCTAGGTACACACACTGCACCTGTTAcagctaggtaacacacacactacacctgttacagctaggtaacacactacacctgttacagctaggtaacacactacacctggtacagctaggtaacacactacacctagGTAACACACAGGCTCACAGGAGGAACTGCAGACCGAGAGGAACAGGCTACACACACTGCACCTGTTACAGCTAGGTAACACACACTACACCTGTTACAGCTAGGTAACACACACTGCACCTGTTACAGCTAGGTAACACACTGCACCTGTTAcagctaggtaacacacacactacacctgttacagctaggtaacacactacacctgttacagctaggtaacacactacacctgttacagctaggtaacacactacacctgtTACAGCTAGGTAACACACCTCACCTGTTAcagctaggtaacacacacactagacctGTTACAGCTAGGTAACACACCTCACCTGTTAcagctaggtaacacacacactacacctgtTACAGCTAGGTAACATACTACACCTGTTACAGctaggtaacacactacacctgtTACAGCTAGGTAACACACCTCACCTGTTACAGCTAGGTAACACACTGCACCTGTTACAGctaggtaacacactacacctatTACAGCTAGGTAACACACTATACCTGTTACAGctaggtaacacactacacctgttacagctaggtaacacacactgcacctgttacagctaggtaacacactacacctgttacagctaggtaacacactacacctgtTACAGCTAGGTAACACACTATACCTGTTACAGCTAGGTAACACACTATACCTGTTACAGCTAGGTAACACACACTGCACCTGTTACAGctaggtaacacactacacctgttacagctaggtaacacacactacacctgttacagctaggtaacacacactgcacctgttacagctaggtaacacactacacctgtTACAGCTAGGTAACACACTATACCTGTTACAGCTAGGTAACACACACTACACCTGTTACAGctaggtaacacactacacctgttacagctaggtaacacactgcaccacactgtaacacactaCACCTGTTACAGCTAGGTAACACACTGCACCTGTTACAGCTAGGTAACACACTGCACCTGTTACAGCTAGGTAACACACACTACACCTGTTACAGctaggtaacacactacacctgtTACAGCTAGGTAACACACTGCACCTGTTACAGCTAGGTAACACACTGCACCTGTTACAGctaggtaacacactacacctgttacattatgtttatctgtctgtcgatgatgatgatgatggtggtggtgatgatgaggatgatgatggatggtggtgatgatggtgatgatgatgatgatggtggtgatgatgatggtggtgatgatgatggtgatgatgatggtgatgatgatggtgatgatgatggtgatgatggggatgatgatgatgatgatggtggtgatgatgatgatggtggggatggtggtgatgatgatgatgatggtggggatggtggtgatgatgatgatggtgatgatgatgatgatggtgatgttgatgatggtggtggtgatgatgatgatgatgatggtgatatcttatgatgatgatgatgatggtggtggtgatgatgatgatgatggtgatgatggtggtggtgatggtgatgatgatgatggtgatatcttatgatgatggtggtgatggtgatggtgatgatgtgtCTAGATAAGCAGGGTACAGAGCTGAGCCAGCAGTACACAGAGTGGAGTAGACAGTTGACCCAGAGACACATGAAACACATCGAAGACCTGCAGAcggaactacacacacacacagagatgatgGCCCtgcaacaggtaacacacacacacacacacacacacacacacacacacacacacacacacacacacacacacacacacacacacacacagatgatggCCCtgcaacaggtaacacacacacacacacactattaaattgggaactgactgtgtgtgtgtgtgtgtgtgtctgtgtctctctctgtgtgtgtgtgtgtgtgtgtgtgtgtgtgtgtgtgtgtgtgtgtgtgtgtgtgtgtgtgtgtgtgtgtgtgtgtgtgtgtgtgtaggacttgAAGCAGCAGAATCAGTACCAGGTGTTTGAGCGTCAGCTGGA
It encodes the following:
- the LOC139374584 gene encoding protein FAM184B isoform X3; amino-acid sequence: MMSSGAGKAPQPPGPGSGSLNGTAADLPNIEQELYDYQMHGKMCKKIAQLTKVIYSLNTKNEEQEAALQAISHAHQEELRRVTTGTCTEGEESAVLRTRLSELQETLAQVQVDFESYRVQAEERDRGVEAELRRDYEEKLQALGLERQETQAQLNSAHDESLRLGKELETAGEAAQCLEVQCDELRRKGEEERGKGKEEETERMRLLSEEVKTLRKGKERAEEERERAGREETEKWERERAEREDREEWERERAVREEREKWETRVKEVTEEKEELKRSMEEARREERRQWEEREEEEKRGMSTVLRERVRKAEGELEDSLQRLNESKRHAAKLQDRIQDLEEELESGRRRVSGAEGGAKRAWEELVVAKERLLLQEEELQSKSEELLSRGVCEGCVCVNVEELKGQVNKLQSRNRELEIQSSGRNNDYARQHAEALASLRSEMVRAQSEELRRERKHAEVEKEQMQKEMEEERDRLQKEREEERDRLQKEREEERDRLQKEREEERERLQKEIEEVKGRVTTQMEGNTERVEEQRESLNQEKKRLKEQADEERRRLKDQADEERRRLKEQVKKAIEEVMRKHAAELHNAQEALRTNQEVCVRVQEDRRSGEEVCRRLETEREELRDQLQQATNQIWRLEGVIQQQSQGGVASETPPTCGIHCSHLREDLQHIQEEMERQRESYQREMTGLRTDKQRLEEKVLELNQQTQENTDRNVLEHNQENTDRNVLEHNQENTDRNVLEHNQENTDERIRSECEERLRAELKAELDASVATSNQREQELQTQLADLQSQVERKAGPAEGHHDDSEIDRLRRVVQETRDMNQRLREQLQEEPQRHSEERHMAALQALERRAQEELQTERNRLHTLHLLQLDKQGTELSQQYTEWSRQLTQRHMKHIEDLQTELHTHTEMMALQQDLKQQNQYQVFERQLDESRCAVLELQRENTVLRSGEEVMGREREQKEREEEAQRLRVEVDRLREEVEKLEEAQKQREEQREEEMREEEARREMEEKRRDEEKRTEEENRREEVKRREAEVEEKRKVDEEKRRKAEEEEKRRKEEEEEERREEVKREHRRAMQSLVCEYSSCQAELQTRIVALETELREREERCRRREVPLCDDLQMGRLQERLTERNQLIKRLVEERHQLQLHPPVAGDNGTLRLHDNRPHPGIVTPTMRRKRVDESPPRVTSVPNLSAYERSVLLPHDTPSPCLPQHPSPSSTLPYASSSLPRSSPSLPRTPRSPSLDPSGRGPLSRTPTPLPPAPTTPLPLCPSSLPEPRHGIRHVTSPSQELRPHLNSQSTRSPYLEQRGSGQGAEGRDPQRQDWYTKYFSF